The DNA sequence CGCCCTCGCCGCCCTCCAGGCGCAGGCCCTCCTCGACGCGGGCCACGCCGACGAACCCGCGCTCGCGGCCGTCGCCGCCCGCAGCAGGGACGCGGCGGCCGACAACGCCCACGCGCAACTGCGGGGCGCGCGCCCGCAGGGGGAGTACGTCGTCCGGCCGCTGCGCACCGGGGACTGCCCGCCCGTCGGCGACGGCGCCGTCGCCGTGGTCCTCTCGGCCGGGGACCGGGCCCGCGCGCTGTGCGCCCGGCCCGCCTGGATCCGCGGCATGGACCATCGCGTCGAGGCCCACTCCCTCGGCGTCCGTGACCTCACCGACTCGCCCTCCACGCGCCTGGCCGCCGAGCGCGCCGGAGCCTTCGTCCGCCCCGTGGACACCGCCGAGCTGCACGCGCCCTTCACCTCCCAGGAAGTCGTGCTGCGCAGGGCGCTCCGGCTTGACGACGGCGTTCTCGTCAACCCCTCGGGCGGCGCGCTCGCCGCCAACCCCGTCATGGCCGCCGGACTCATCCGCGTCGCCGAGGCCGCCGGCCGCGTCCACCGCGGCGCCAGTGACCGGGCGCTCGCCCACGCCACCTCCGGCCCCTGCCTCCAGCAGAACCTGGTCGCCGTCCTGGAAGGGGAGTCCCGTGTCTGAAGCCGCCACGGCGAAGGAGTGCGTCGCGGTCGTCGGGATCGGCCAGACCAAGCACGTCGCCGCCCGCCGTGACGTGTCGATCGCCGGGCTCGTCCGCGAGGCCGCGCGGCGCGCGCTCGACGACGCCGAGCTGACCTGGGCCGACGTCGACGCCGTCGTCATCGGCAAGGCCCCCGACTTCTTCGAGGGCGTCATGATGCCCGAGCTGTACCTCGCCGACGCG is a window from the Streptomyces spectabilis genome containing:
- a CDS encoding thiolase domain-containing protein, which translates into the protein MTGEFTGAPRDVAIVACAQSDHRRRTDELSEVEMLMPVLHEVLERTGLTTADIGFTCSGSSDYLAGRAFSFTLALDGVGAWPPISESHVEMDGAWALYEAWIKLLTGEADTALVYAYGKSSPGSVRDVLTRQLDPYYAAPLWPDSVALAALQAQALLDAGHADEPALAAVAARSRDAAADNAHAQLRGARPQGEYVVRPLRTGDCPPVGDGAVAVVLSAGDRARALCARPAWIRGMDHRVEAHSLGVRDLTDSPSTRLAAERAGAFVRPVDTAELHAPFTSQEVVLRRALRLDDGVLVNPSGGALAANPVMAAGLIRVAEAAGRVHRGASDRALAHATSGPCLQQNLVAVLEGESRV